Proteins encoded together in one Bactrocera neohumeralis isolate Rockhampton chromosome 4, APGP_CSIRO_Bneo_wtdbg2-racon-allhic-juicebox.fasta_v2, whole genome shotgun sequence window:
- the LOC126754830 gene encoding protein hunchback-like, with the protein MPLSSSAKRRSLRYKQSNTSNVAERSASPKPASEVHISTPQQSQQQQQNQQQMQQQQAALKSSICSWQPKPATAANCSEHEKHFQHYWLIILSNCKTGSQPRPTTTTTTTTTTTQKANTNTTQHVFVQFKTLNYG; encoded by the exons ATGCCACTTAGCTCCTCAGCCAAACGGCGGTCTTTGCGTTACAAGCAATCCAACACATCAAATGTAGCAGAACGTAGCGCCTCACCCAAGCCAGCGAGCGAAGTGCACATTTCTACACCC CAACaatcacaacagcaacaacaaaaccaacaacaaatgcagCAGCAACAAGCAGCATTAAAAAGTAGCATCTGCAGTTGGCAGCCAAAGCCGGCGACAGCAGCAAATTGCAGCGAACATGAAAAGCATTTTCAGCATTATTGGCtaattattttaagtaactgCAAGACAGGCAGCCAACCgcgaccaacaacaacaacaacaacaacaacgacaacgacGCAAAAAGCCAACACCAACACGACACAAcatgtgtttgtgcaatttaAGACGCTGAATTATGGCTGA